GCTTCGATGCCGCGCCGCGCACAGGCTTGGCGCAAGCTACTGACATCAAAGGCTTTGTCGGCATTCAAAAACAAGCCTTCCAAGCGCAGCTCGGCGGCTTCGAGTAAGTCGCACAACTCGGCAAACACCCGTTCCAACTCGAACGTATCGTGCTGGTTACCGGCCTGGGGCGTGGCCACAGCCAGCGGCAGGCCCTGGTTGTCGGCCAGGAACAGGGCGTTGGTGGTGCGGCCCGCCTTGCGGCCTTGGTAGCCGATAGCGGCCCCGCCATTCTTGGCCAGCGTATGGCTGCCATCGAGTTGGACGCTGGATAAGTCGAGGCGGCGTCGATGCAGGCGCAAGCTGGTGAGCCACAGATTTTTCCAGGCTCCTTGCTTGCCCCAGGCGTTAAAGTGGTAGTACACCCCCTGCCAGCTTAATGGCGGCCCCGTGAACAGGCTTCTGACGGGCAGCCACCGCCACTGGCAGCCAGTTTTGAGCTTGTAGCAGATGGCTCCAACGACCTCGGCCGGGTCAGCAGCCGGCCGCCGGCCACCCGTGCGGGTGGGCAAATGAGGCAGTATCCAGCGGATAATCATATCTTTGGTCAGGACTTCCATGAAGGAGAGAAAGGAGATGGGTCGCACCTCAAATTTCTCGCTTTTGTGGGAGTTTTTGCGTTTTGCTCGCCGCTACCTCCTTCCTAAACAGGTTCTTTGTTATCAATTACCGAAAGGATACCAGTTACCAAAACAATACCCATATGCTCGTCTGCCCCGGCTCCGCGGCCAAAAGCCAACCCCAGGCCGTGCGCGACACGCTGGAGGTCATCAGCGGTAAGTGGAAGCTCGTTATCCTCGCGGCACTACTGGCCCGCAAGTACCGCTTCAAAGAGCTGAGCCGCGAAATCGGCATCTCGCCCCGCATTCTCTCCAAAGAGTTGCAGGAGCTGGAGGTGCACCAACTCGTGAAGCGCACCGTCTGCGATACCCGGCCCATCACGGTCGAGTACGAGAGCACCCCGCACAGCCAGTCGCTGCTAAGCGTGGTGCAGGCCATGAGCGACTGGGGTTACCTCCACTACGAAACCCTGATAGGCCGCAAAAGAACCGACGACCCCGCCGCGACTAGCAGCGATTTAGCCAGCGGCTAGACCTAAAACTCCGCGTTCTTGGGAAAGCGCGGAAACGGAATCACATCGCGAATGTTGGTCATGCCTGTCACGAATAGCACCAGGCGCTCGAAGCCCAGGCCGAAGCCCGCGTGCGGCGCGCTGCCAAAGCGGCGCGTGTCGAGGTACCACCACAGCTCCTCGGCGGGCACGTGCATCTCGGCCATGCGGGCTTCGAGGCGGGCCAGGTTTTCCTCGCGCTGCGAGCCGCCAATGATTTCGCCAATGCCGGGAAAGAGCACATCCATCGCCCGCACGGTGCGGCCGTCGTCGTCTAGCTTCATGTAGAACGCCTTGATGTCCTTGGGGTAGTTGGTCAGGATAACCGGCTTCTGAAAGTGCTTTTCTACCAGGTAGCGCTCATGCTCGCTCTGCAAGTCGGTGCCCCAGTCCACGGGAAACTCGAATTTCTGCTTCGCCGCCTTCAATATTTCCACCGCCTCGGTGTAGGTGAGGCGCTGAAAGGCGTTCTCGGTCACGGAGTTGAGCCGCGCCAGCAGCTCCTTGTCGTAGGTGTCATTGAGAAATTGCAGGTCATCGGCGCAATGCGCTAAGGCATATTTGACCAGGCTTTGCAGAAAATCCTCGGCCAGGTCCATATTGTCGGTGAGGTCGTTGAAGGCCACTTCGGGCTCTATCATCCAGAACTCGGCCAGGTGGCGCGGGGTGTTCGAGTTTTCGGCCCGGAAGGTGGGGCCGAAGGTGTAGACCTGGCCCAGCGCCAGCGCCGCCAGCTCACCTTCGAGCTGCCCGCTCACGGTGAGGTTGGTTTGCTTGCCAAAAAAATCCTGGCTATAATCTACTGAGCCATCAGCGGTGCGCGGCGGGTGCTCGGGGGGTAGGGTGGTAACCCGGAACATCTGGCCCGCGCCCTCGGCATCAGAGCCCGTGATGATGGGCGTGTGCACGTAGTAAAACCCGTGGTCGTTGAAATACTGGTGAATGGCGAACGCCAGCGCGTGCCGAATGCGCAGTACCGCCCCGAAGGTATTGGTACGCGGCCGCAGGTGCGCAATTTCACGCAGGTGTTCCAGCGAGGTGGCCTTCTTTTGGAGGGGGTAGGCCTCGGGGTCGGCGGGGCCGAGCACGGTTATTTCGGCGGCCTGCACTTCCACGGCCTGCCCTTTACCTTGGCTGGCCACCAGCTGGCCGCGCACGGCAATGCACGCGCCGGTCGTGATTTCCTTCAGGCTTTCGTCCGAAAACTTAGTGGCGTCGGCCACTATTTGGAGGGTAGCGAGGCCCGAGCCGTCGTTGAGGGCGATAAATTGCACGTATTTATTGCCCCGCCGGGTGCGCACCCAGCCCTTCACCAGCACGTCGCGGGGGAGGTCGGTACTCGTGAGCAAGTCTTGAATGCGGGTGCGGCGGGGCTGGTCGGCGGGCATGGAATAACTCATAATGGAGGCAGCAAAGGTAACTTTTTTGCGTGAGCGTGGGGGTAGGCCGCTATTTTCCGCTGAAGCGATATCACAGACTGCGCTTGGCGGGGGACTCGGCAACGGGAGTGGCTACCGGAGGATGGATAGCCTGAAGCAAGCTGCTCACTTCTTCCGGCGACAGCAAGCGCCGGATAGTCACTTCCGGGCGGTTTGCACTGTGCAGCGCGCTTAGATAGGTCGCATCCCAGCTACGCACCAGCCGGTTTTCATTTTCGGTAGCTAGCAGCACAACCCGTTCTAGCACCCGTGGCAGTGACGATACAGGGGCTTCGCCCCAGGCCGAGGCCAGCCGGTCGAGAGAGCCGCCTTGATACGCCAGCGCGTTTAGCCATTCAAAGCGATTGTAATCGCTGGCCTCCGGGGGGGTTAGCGAATCGTGGAGGGCGTAGCGGAGAATGGCCGGGTCAGTTGGCTTGGGCTGGCTTCGCAGCCGTAGCGCGGCCGCTTGGCTCAGCATCAGCGGCTGCATGAGCGTTAGGAGATGAAAGGTATTATTTACTTGTAAGGCCGATAACTCCAGACCCGTACCGTAGTCTGGAAATACCACCCACAGTACCTCCTCATCGCTTACCTCAGCTATTCGCAGCAAATAAAAAAAATGGCTGGAAGTTTCTTCCTCCTCCTCCAGCCAGGCTAATAATTCGGTTTGTTGCTTGAATAAAGCCCGCCCCTCGGCCGAACGGCAAAGCATTGCCATCAAGCCGATAATGGCGAAGCGCCACGCGGCGGGAGGCAGCGCCAGACCTTCCGCGAGTAAGGCTCGCAAACGCGCCAAGTGAGCGATGCCAGCCGCAATTAGTACGTGGGGAGATGCGCCATTTTCGACAAGCCCGCCCGCCAACACCAGGACGACCGAGGCTTTGGTTGGGTCCAGCGCAGGTAGGCGCTTCGGCAACGCGCGAAGCAATTCCTCTTGCTCAGGTAATGGCTGGTTATTAGCCCACCGCATTACCTCATTTATCTCTGGCTCGTCAAACAGTTCCTCGGCATCGATAGTGGGCAGCGTAGCCCAGTTGAATAGCCGGGTAAGCTCGATTGATAACATGGGAAGAAGGGAGCGACCGCCCGTGAAGGATGATTGAAGCAAAGGTAAAGCCCGGCCCTATGCCCCGCGCACTAACCCCGGCGGGAAGTTGAGAGTATTAGCCTACGACTTTTTGGTGCGTTCTTGCGTAAGTCTGCCTCCAGCGCGCTGCTCCTGCCTTTGTTTCACGCCCGCCCTACTTTATGCAACGCCTTGATTTTAAACAACTTCTATCCCAACGTCTGTCGCCGCAGCAAATCCAGTTTATCAAGCTGCTGCAAATTCCGACGGCCGAGCTGGAAACCCGCATCAAGGAGGAAATGGAGATTAACCCGGCCCTGGAAGAAGGCGATGGGGAGGAGACCGATGACCGCGACGACGCCGACGAGGCTCCCGAAGCCGACGACCCCAACGACTCGCTCGACAGCGACGATACGACGCTGGATGAGGATTTCAGCATGGGCGAGCCAGCTAACGACGGGGCCGGCCCCGACGACTACGCCGACGAGCGCCCCGAGCCCGCCGCTGAGCCCGAGGCCCTGGGCATCGACAACGACAATCACGAAATTGACATCAGCGATTACGTCAACGACGATGAGATAGCGGGCTACAAAATGCAGGGCGACGGCCCTGGCGAAGAAGAGGAGCGCGAAATGCCCCTGGCCGATACTAGCGGCTCGCTTCAGGACTCGTTGCTCGACCAGTTGAACTTTGCCCGACTCAGCGCGCAGCAACAGGCCATCGGCGAGCAGCTAATCGGCTCGATTGATGGCGATGGCTACATCCGGCGCGACCTAGCGGCTATTGCCAACGACCTGGCGTTCAGCCAGAACGTGGAGGTAAGCGAGGCCGAGATTGAAATTGTACTGCACGTTATCCAGCAGTTCGACCCGCCGGGCATCGCCGCCCGCGACCTGCCCGAGTGCCTGCTTCTGCAACTGGAGCGCCGGCCCCAGGACGAGGACACGCTGAACGCCGAGCGCATCCTGACCGAAACGTTTGAGGAATTTACCAAAAAACACTACCAGCGCATTCAGCAAAAGCTTGATTTAGAAGATGATGAGCTAAAAGCCGCGGTGGCCGTAATTCTCAAGCTGAACCCCAAGCCGGGCGGCAACGGCCCCGTGAACGGCGGCCGTGGCAGCGGCGGCGGGGCGCAGTACCTGATGCCCGACTTCATCCTCACCAACGACAACGGCGAGCTGAACCTGACCCTTAATGCCCGCAACGCCCCCGAACTGCGCGTGAGCCGCGACTACCGCGAAATGCTCCAGACCTACGACAAGGCCGCCAAGAGGGACCAGAAAATGAAGGAGGCCGTGAGCTTCGTGAAGCAGAAGCTCGACTCGGCCAAGTGGTTTATCGACGCCATCCGGCAGCGCCAGAACACGCTGCTGCGCACCATGTCGTCCATCGTGGACTTGCAGCGCGAGTTCTTCCTTACCGGCGACGAATCGAAGCTCCGGCCCATGATTCTCAAGGACATCGCCCAGCAGATTAGCATGGACATCTCCACCGTGAGCCGGGTTGCCAACTCAAAATCGGTGCAGACCGAGCACGGCATCTACCCCCTCAAATTCTTTTTCTCCGAAGGTATCGCCACCGACTCGGGCGAGGATGCCAGCAGCCGCGAGGTCAAAAGCATCCTGCGCGACCTCATCGGCAACGAGAAAAAAGACCACCCGCTCAGCGACGACAAGCTGGAGAAAATGCTGAACGCCAGGGGTTACAACATCGCGCGCCGCACCGTGGCCAAGTACCGCGAGCAGCTGAATATTCCGGTGGCGCGGCTACGCAAGGAGCTATGAGTTGAATTTAAAGTTTAGAATAAAGAATGGAATGATTCCTTATTCTAAAGTCAACCCCCTACCCCGCCACTTGCAGCAGCACCTCATAATAGGGCCGCCCCAGCACCCGCGCCCGCAGCCAGGCGTAGAAGCTAATTACCTGTAAATCTTCGCGTTCCTCGGACAGGAAAGCTGGTATAGTAGCTACGCGGCCGGTAAAGGCGGGGGTAGTCGCCACGGCCGGGTCGTTGATAATTTCGTGCACCAACTCCAGGTAGCGCACCACCGCGTGGTAGGGGCCGCCGAGGGGGGTAGGGGGCTGTTCGGCGGTGGCCTCGGCGGCCGGAAACTGCTCATGCAGCCGCCGCTCGGTGGCCCGCAGGCGCACGAGGGCCACGTCGGGGTTGCCCAGTTCCAACTGAATGAGCAGTTCGCCGATGTTGTGGTTCAGCAGCCATTCGAAGCCCATATTCTGCTCCAGCCAGTGGTCGGTGCGGTCGAGGCTGATGAGCGTCTGGCTGGCTTTAGCAAACTTGCCTTCGGCAAAATAATGGAACGTAAGCTGCAAGCGGGCCGTGAGCTGCGCGGCGGGCGGCAGGGGCGGCTTGGCTTTCAGCGCATTTTCTAATAAGCTGATGCTTTCCAGGTTGCGATTCAAAAAGGCATAATTAGCGGCCAGCAAAAACGTGAGGCGGGGCCCCACATCGACAAACTGCCGGGCGGGGGCGGCGGCCAGCACGGCCAGCGCCTGCTCCAGGTAGGCCACCGATTCGGCGAAGCGCCGCGCCCGGTACAAGGCGTGGGCCAGCATGTAGAGCAGCCGCAACTGGTAGCCGCGCTGGGCCGGCGCAAAGCCGTGGCGGCGCTCCATGAGCCGGTAGCAGCGCTCGATGAAGGGCGCGAACGTGGTAAAGTCGCCCCGCGCCAGCATGGCGTGCCGCGTAATGCTCAGCAGCCGGCATAGCAGCGAGGGCGAGCGGGCAAACGCCTCCTGCAAGTCGTACTCGGTGAGCACGCTGCGCACCAGCTCATCCACGGGTATCGCGCCGCGGC
The genomic region above belongs to Hymenobacter psoromatis and contains:
- a CDS encoding IS5 family transposase, which gives rise to MEVLTKDMIIRWILPHLPTRTGGRRPAADPAEVVGAICYKLKTGCQWRWLPVRSLFTGPPLSWQGVYYHFNAWGKQGAWKNLWLTSLRLHRRRLDLSSVQLDGSHTLAKNGGAAIGYQGRKAGRTTNALFLADNQGLPLAVATPQAGNQHDTFELERVFAELCDLLEAAELRLEGLFLNADKAFDVSSLRQACARRGIEANIPRNRRSADWQTDDDTPLDPELYRRRLVIERLNAWLDGFKALLVRYETSLQNWLALHWLAFTVLLLRKIAPPTS
- a CDS encoding winged helix-turn-helix transcriptional regulator, producing MLVCPGSAAKSQPQAVRDTLEVISGKWKLVILAALLARKYRFKELSREIGISPRILSKELQELEVHQLVKRTVCDTRPITVEYESTPHSQSLLSVVQAMSDWGYLHYETLIGRKRTDDPAATSSDLASG
- the asnS gene encoding asparagine--tRNA ligase; amino-acid sequence: MPADQPRRTRIQDLLTSTDLPRDVLVKGWVRTRRGNKYVQFIALNDGSGLATLQIVADATKFSDESLKEITTGACIAVRGQLVASQGKGQAVEVQAAEITVLGPADPEAYPLQKKATSLEHLREIAHLRPRTNTFGAVLRIRHALAFAIHQYFNDHGFYYVHTPIITGSDAEGAGQMFRVTTLPPEHPPRTADGSVDYSQDFFGKQTNLTVSGQLEGELAALALGQVYTFGPTFRAENSNTPRHLAEFWMIEPEVAFNDLTDNMDLAEDFLQSLVKYALAHCADDLQFLNDTYDKELLARLNSVTENAFQRLTYTEAVEILKAAKQKFEFPVDWGTDLQSEHERYLVEKHFQKPVILTNYPKDIKAFYMKLDDDGRTVRAMDVLFPGIGEIIGGSQREENLARLEARMAEMHVPAEELWWYLDTRRFGSAPHAGFGLGFERLVLFVTGMTNIRDVIPFPRFPKNAEF
- the rpoN gene encoding RNA polymerase factor sigma-54, producing the protein MQRLDFKQLLSQRLSPQQIQFIKLLQIPTAELETRIKEEMEINPALEEGDGEETDDRDDADEAPEADDPNDSLDSDDTTLDEDFSMGEPANDGAGPDDYADERPEPAAEPEALGIDNDNHEIDISDYVNDDEIAGYKMQGDGPGEEEEREMPLADTSGSLQDSLLDQLNFARLSAQQQAIGEQLIGSIDGDGYIRRDLAAIANDLAFSQNVEVSEAEIEIVLHVIQQFDPPGIAARDLPECLLLQLERRPQDEDTLNAERILTETFEEFTKKHYQRIQQKLDLEDDELKAAVAVILKLNPKPGGNGPVNGGRGSGGGAQYLMPDFILTNDNGELNLTLNARNAPELRVSRDYREMLQTYDKAAKRDQKMKEAVSFVKQKLDSAKWFIDAIRQRQNTLLRTMSSIVDLQREFFLTGDESKLRPMILKDIAQQISMDISTVSRVANSKSVQTEHGIYPLKFFFSEGIATDSGEDASSREVKSILRDLIGNEKKDHPLSDDKLEKMLNARGYNIARRTVAKYREQLNIPVARLRKEL